AATTGCATCAGTAGATGTATCGCCATATTGCAGTTTCACTACCTCGGGGTACAATGTAGATAAATTGGGATGAGGGTTTGATCCTTGAGATGCGGTATCTGGTTTGATTAAGTTGGtcaagatttgatttaaTCTTGGTGTGTACAGTAGATAAACATTTTCGTTACCTGAATGATTAGCATTATTCcgattgaataaattgttgatgtttaCTTTTCTATTGGTGAATAAGTTCGATAATCCTTGGCGGTTACGATGCTGATCCTGTTGATCTTGGTTTGAACCAAAAGCCAAATCATGTGATTTGAACAACGTGCTAAATTTcttaatcaattccaattgtgTTTGAGTAAGTAATGGTGCTGCTACAGTctcattttccaatttacTGATGAATAATGATAAGTCAGTTGGATTATGAAACTTATAACTATAGAGCAACACCAACTTGATTTTATTCACAGTTGATATTGCCTTATTCTCTAGAACCTGAATCATCTTGTTCCTGATATCCAGTTGATTATCTAAATCACAAATAATCGTCTGTTGCAATTCACCAATATCCCACAATTgctgttttgaaatttgttcatCAATCCCActaatcaaattcaaatgagtCAAGATGTTCACTGAAATCTTTTTATATTCAGGAAATTTGGTCAAtgtttttttcaattccgCCAAATTTTGcagtttcaaattatcaattgatgattgttTGGTTTCAGTTTTATATTGTTCAacatatttttgaaatttattaGTCAAATCTCCATAATTCAAATACATTGATTCATTATAAAATGAATCATCTTGTTGTGAAAGTATGACTTGATTATCAGGCAATGTAACCACGTTTTTATCAATGGTTAAAAATTCAtgaatcattgattgataagTCCATGGAGTTAAAAGTGGAGTGATGGGATCATTTTTCCGATCAAGTAGCAACAAAACTGGTGGTGTATCTGACctttgattcaaatcatcaaataaattgttgtttgaatttgaattgataaTGTACAACAACTCTGAACTAagtttcttcaaatctattgaatttgattcataTTTGATAATGGGACTCTTCTTCAAAGCCAATAGTAAACTAGTTAAGCTTTTGGCTTGTTCCACAACCGGATTAACACTCTTTGCTATTGACAACGAATTATTCAAGTATAACTCATCATTTAAAATATAATAATCTTGAAAAATCTCCAACACTCGATCAACAGTTTCATATTCATCAGCCACCGCCAACTGTTCGATATCATTCTTACCGGCaacattattgaaaaacacaTGATATTTACGAAAATGAGGTGATTTCATTTCCTCTAATAAatgtttgattgatgtCGAGTTTGGATTGATATAAACAATACACTCTAAATGTTTCATCGTAGATAATTGTTTATGGTTTTCAATTAGTTCAATCAAAATGATGTCATTGGATAAAAGTTGTGATTGAGTATATGATAACGATATTATTGAGGTAGTTATATTATCAAGAAGTAATACTTTAGGGATCTTTTTGTTGGCACTGTTGGTGGCATTAGAGGATGAGTTTATATCGGTATTGGAAGTAGAACTCGATgtgaacaatttttcaaaataggTTTGCTTAACTTTGAATAGACTAAGCGACATGACTTGTATCTATGGTGTGCCTTTGATTTGATGTGTGTAGTTGTATATGTGTCTtggttgttggttttgggGAATTTTTCTAATTCGGCGTCAACGCACTGCGGCTCAAATAGAAGCACCCAACACCAACAGCATCTTCCACACCACTCAAAGCAATAAAAGAACACTCTGTGctgttgattcatttgaGTTATTTGCCTTTAAGTATGAGGGTTGTGGATTACAAGTAGGTGCGCTGGAAAGGGGTAAAACCTGTCTATAATCTACTGACTCTTTCCTTAATAGATTAAGATGCCATCTCGTTATTTCTGAAAGTCTACAAATAAGACGCTGCTAAGGATTTATTGTAGAAATGGTAACAGACTTGCACCCGTTGTCGTCTTGTTGTGTTTCAGACTCTCTGAggttgtttttgttcaCCTATGTAATATGCTTACATCTCCACTCTATCGAACGATACAACAACCAAACTGATAAAAAGGTATTGCTACTCCTTTCTCGGCCAGTCTGAGACTTTGCAAATTATCCTGCCGCTTCACTTTAGCTCATAAGATTTACTTTTCTGGATTTTTGGGCGGCTGTTGTTTCGGCtggagaaagaagaagaaaaaaattctATAGCGATGCTCATCCCTCCATTCACTTTTTATTCCATTTAATCAACTGAGAATTGCCTCAAACTACAGTCTACCACAAGAAATATGCCTAAATCTAAACGTTCTAAATTAGTGACATTATCACAAACTGATAAAAAGGGTAAAGagtcaaaattgaaactattCGATGAGATTAGATCTGCTCTTGATAATTATTCCCAAGTTTGGATATTACAAATGAAAGATATTAGAACTCCAGTTCTACAAGACATAAGATCTGATTGGACTGATTCTAAATTGATATTAGGTAAACGGAAAGTTATTCAAAAGGCCTTTGGTGAAACCCCCGAAGAAGAATATTTATCTGATTTAGCcaaattgaccaaaatcTTATCCACTACTGATGACTTAATTCCAGGTATTTTATTCACCAATGAGGATGATTCAACTGTACAAAGCTATTTCGATGCATACAAAAGACAAGATTACACAAGAGTTAAAAATAAGTCGCCCATAACTTTCGAAATTCCAGCAGGTATAGTTTATTCTAGAGGTGGACAAATCCccgaagaagaagatgttCCCATGTCACATTCATTGGAAGAGACATTGAGAAACAAATATAAGATGCCCACTAAGATCAAGAGTGggaaaattgttttggaaaaaccATATTTGGTGTGCAATGAGGGAGATGTATTGGATGTAAGACAAGccttgattttgaaacagTTTGGTGTTGCTGCTAGTGAGTTCAAGGTTCCCTTGGTGGGTCACTACGATAAAGAATCGGCCaaggttgaaaaatttgacattTACAAAATCTAGTTTCTATTAACTTGACTATTGTTCTACAATCAGCATATCGAAGATTGAATATACTGAAGGATTGTAAATCCCATAAAGATGTTACTCTTTATTTTCTCGTTTACCTATACTTCTGTAATCCTCTATACTTGCCGCTGACGTAGCACAACTTTATGTCATATGGTAGCACAAAGGGTTGCCTATGACCATTGATCAAGGCAAGCGCAGCAGAACATACATACACGAGCCTGGGAAAAGGCAACTGAGCAAAAAGGCTTATGATATgtgatttgaaatgaaatttatTCAACCTTTTTATTTTGGCATATCCCCCACTTCACAAGAAATGTTTTGCTTAACGAACTTGCCTCATGAAATATTGCAAGAAGTCTTTCTTCATATCAACCAACATCAAGCATTAGCGCTTGCTTTTTTACATTCCAAGCTTTACTACGCTGCAAAGCCCAaaatatatcaaaacatCTGCATTTACGAAGAGTGGCCATTAAAGGGAGAAGAAGGGGGGAATCTTTGTTTTAAGTTTCACAAAAATGTTAATaacatcaaaacaaatcgATACACCATAGTATCAAGACATGTTCTAGAGAAGTGCTTACAACAGATGTGTAAAGACGAAAAAATACTCCATATTATGCTATATGAATACAATCACGGTTTTTTGGAACGcattttgaatcattttAAAACGATTCAGGTTCTTGAAGTAATTCTGTCTTTCAGAAATTATCTGGGGGGATACGGATATTACAAGGGAATGTGTAACTTTATGTTCAATGGGTTGAAAACTATTAATCCATCCAGCAATACTGAGTTTATTCCATCACCCTTTGCCCTTAACGATCCATGTGAGATACCACCAGATATTAAGACATCACTCAATGTTATTGTCCATGAACACTTTGCAACTTGGTATTATATCAACAGAATCCCATCCCTAACCAGCTTGACAGTTATTATCTCTAATTCACTTCTGACTATTCGTCGAGGAAATTTTAGATTGCATAAATTACATATTCACCATGTGCGGCCGAGAGTGTTCACCTACACGATAAGCGAGGTATTTGATACCTCTTTACTCCGGGAGTTGTCCCTTGTGGGGGTAGTTTATCCCATTGACAgaatattttgcaaccatcAGTTGGATGAGGAATACCCGAGACTC
The sequence above is a segment of the Candida orthopsilosis Co 90-125, chromosome 8 draft sequence genome. Coding sequences within it:
- a CDS encoding Mrt4 mRNA turnover protein, whose amino-acid sequence is MPKSKRSKLVTLSQTDKKGKESKLKLFDEIRSALDNYSQVWILQMKDIRTPVLQDIRSDWTDSKLILGKRKVIQKAFGETPEEEYLSDLAKLTKILSTTDDLIPGILFTNEDDSTVQSYFDAYKRQDYTRVKNKSPITFEIPAGIVYSRGGQIPEEEDVPMSHSLEETLRNKYKMPTKIKSGKIVLEKPYLVCNEGDVLDVRQALILKQFGVAASEFKVPLVGHYDKESAKVEKFDIYKI